The following are encoded together in the Nocardioides okcheonensis genome:
- the glmS gene encoding glutamine--fructose-6-phosphate transaminase (isomerizing), with product MCGIVGYVGGKAAEGVVIEGLRRLEYRGYDSAGIALVDGGSIVSDKRAGKLANLEKAIAETPLPPVTTGIGHTRWATHGAPTDRNAHPHVGRERRVAVVHNGIIENFAALRHRLESAGTEMASDTDTEVAAHLLEEQLRTGVDLTVAMQNVCRGLEGAFTLVAVDAQDPDRVVAARRNSPLVVGIGEGENFLGSDVAAFIEHTREAMELGQDQVVTITRDGVSVSGFDGTPAEGTRYHVDWDLSAAEKDGHDWFMRKEIFEQPRAVADSLLGRRGEDGLLQLDEMRLSDQDLRDIDKIIIIAAGTSFYAGMVAKYAIEHWCRIPVEVELASEFRYRDPILTSDTLVVAISQSGETADTLQAIRHARVQRSKVLAICNTNGSTIPRESDGVIYTHAGPEIGVASTKGFLTQLVACYLLALYLAQVKGTRYGDEISQVMDQLEQMPGHVQTVLDKADEVYALARDHVDSRSVLFLGRHAGYPVALEGALKLKEIAYLHAEGFAAGELKHGPIALVEEGLPILCVVPPRGRDQLHDKMLSGIQEVRARGARTLCLAEEGDTTIEPYADVLITLPQVPVLLQPLVAVVPLQLFACELASQLGHDVDQPRNLAKSVTVE from the coding sequence ATGTGCGGAATCGTCGGGTACGTGGGTGGCAAGGCCGCCGAGGGTGTGGTCATCGAGGGGCTCCGGCGCCTGGAGTACCGGGGCTACGACTCCGCGGGGATCGCCCTCGTCGACGGCGGGTCGATCGTCAGCGACAAGCGTGCCGGCAAGCTCGCCAACCTCGAGAAGGCGATCGCCGAGACGCCGCTGCCGCCCGTCACGACCGGCATCGGCCACACCCGCTGGGCCACCCACGGCGCGCCCACCGACCGCAACGCCCACCCGCACGTCGGCCGCGAGCGCCGCGTCGCCGTGGTCCACAACGGCATCATCGAGAACTTCGCGGCGCTCCGGCACCGGCTCGAGTCCGCCGGCACCGAGATGGCCTCCGACACCGACACCGAGGTCGCCGCCCACCTGCTCGAGGAGCAGCTGCGGACCGGCGTCGACCTGACGGTCGCCATGCAGAACGTCTGCCGCGGCCTCGAGGGCGCCTTCACCCTCGTCGCGGTCGACGCGCAGGACCCCGACCGCGTGGTCGCCGCGCGGCGCAACAGCCCCCTCGTCGTCGGCATCGGCGAGGGCGAGAACTTCCTCGGCTCCGACGTCGCCGCGTTCATCGAGCACACCCGCGAGGCGATGGAGCTCGGCCAGGACCAGGTCGTCACCATCACCCGCGACGGTGTCAGCGTCTCCGGCTTCGACGGCACCCCCGCCGAGGGCACCCGCTACCACGTCGACTGGGACCTGTCGGCCGCCGAGAAGGACGGCCACGACTGGTTCATGCGCAAGGAGATCTTCGAGCAGCCGCGCGCGGTCGCCGACTCCCTCCTCGGCCGTCGCGGCGAGGACGGGCTGCTCCAGCTCGACGAGATGCGGCTGTCCGACCAGGACCTGCGCGACATCGACAAGATCATCATCATCGCCGCCGGCACCTCGTTCTACGCCGGCATGGTCGCCAAGTACGCCATCGAGCACTGGTGCCGGATCCCCGTCGAGGTCGAGCTGGCCAGCGAGTTCCGCTACCGCGACCCGATCCTCACCAGCGACACCCTGGTCGTGGCGATCAGCCAGTCCGGCGAGACCGCCGACACGCTGCAGGCGATCCGCCACGCGCGCGTCCAGCGCTCCAAGGTGCTGGCGATCTGCAACACCAACGGCTCCACCATCCCGCGCGAGTCCGACGGCGTGATCTACACCCACGCCGGACCGGAGATCGGGGTCGCGTCGACCAAGGGCTTCCTGACCCAGCTGGTCGCCTGCTACCTCCTCGCGCTCTACCTCGCCCAGGTCAAGGGCACCCGCTACGGCGACGAGATCTCGCAGGTCATGGACCAGCTCGAGCAGATGCCCGGCCACGTCCAGACCGTCCTCGACAAGGCCGACGAGGTCTACGCCCTCGCCCGCGACCACGTCGACAGCCGCTCGGTGCTGTTCCTGGGCCGCCACGCCGGCTACCCGGTGGCGCTCGAGGGGGCGCTCAAGCTCAAGGAGATCGCCTACCTGCACGCCGAGGGCTTCGCCGCCGGCGAGCTGAAGCACGGTCCGATCGCGCTGGTCGAGGAGGGCCTGCCGATCCTGTGCGTCGTCCCGCCCCGCGGCCGCGACCAGCTCCACGACAAGATGCTCAGCGGCATCCAGGAGGTGCGTGCCCGCGGCGCCCGCACCCTGTGCCTGGCCGAGGAGGGCGACACCACCATCGAGCCCTACGCCGACGTGCTGATCACGCTCCCGCAGGTGCCGGTGCTGCTCCAGCCGCTCGTCGCGGTCGTGCCGCTGCAGCTCTTCGCGTGCGAGCTCGCCTCGCAGCTCGGTCACGACGTCGACCAGCCGCGCAACCTCGCCAAGTCCGTCACGGTCGAGTAG
- a CDS encoding holo-ACP synthase, protein MPVIGVGIDVVDIDRFVQSLERTPALRARLFTPDEASRPPASLAARFAAKEAMAKALGAPVGMAWLDAEIVSEETGRPRFEIRGTVAARAEELGVASVHVSLSHDAGIASAVVVLEG, encoded by the coding sequence GTGCCGGTCATCGGAGTCGGGATCGACGTGGTCGACATCGACCGCTTCGTGCAGTCCCTGGAGCGCACGCCCGCGCTGCGGGCGAGGCTGTTCACGCCGGACGAGGCCAGCCGTCCGCCGGCCTCGCTGGCGGCGCGCTTCGCGGCCAAGGAGGCGATGGCCAAGGCCCTCGGCGCCCCCGTCGGCATGGCGTGGCTCGACGCCGAGATCGTGTCGGAGGAGACCGGCCGGCCGCGCTTCGAGATCCGCGGGACCGTGGCGGCCCGGGCCGAGGAGCTCGGGGTGGCCAGCGTCCACGTCTCGCTCTCGCACGACGCCGGCATCGCGTCGGCGGTCGTGGTGCTGGAGGGCTGA
- a CDS encoding ADP-dependent NAD(P)H-hydrate dehydratase, translating to MVGVRAGSATYPGAALLAVAGANTGLVGMVRYVGASAVADRVRATHPEVVGDGRVQAWVVGPGGGDDAEGMLSEALADDVPVVVDADALRHVDGRLPGCVLTPHAGELAAMTGADRADVEDRPLAHAREAAERWGCVVLLKGHHTLVADPDGRVRATTTGVPWLATAGAGDVLAGLVGALLAAGLDPYDAASVGSWLHGAAATEAAAGGPLTASRVAVQIPQVVRATLAELG from the coding sequence GTGGTCGGCGTCCGCGCCGGCTCCGCGACCTATCCCGGCGCCGCGCTCCTCGCCGTGGCGGGGGCCAACACCGGGCTCGTCGGGATGGTCCGCTACGTCGGTGCGTCCGCGGTGGCCGACCGGGTCCGCGCCACCCATCCCGAGGTCGTCGGCGACGGCCGCGTCCAGGCCTGGGTGGTCGGTCCGGGCGGCGGTGACGACGCCGAGGGCATGCTCTCCGAGGCGCTCGCCGACGACGTACCGGTCGTGGTCGACGCCGACGCGCTGCGCCACGTCGACGGCCGGCTGCCCGGGTGCGTGCTGACGCCCCACGCCGGTGAGCTGGCCGCGATGACCGGGGCCGACCGCGCAGACGTCGAGGACCGGCCGCTCGCCCACGCGCGGGAGGCGGCCGAGCGGTGGGGGTGCGTCGTGCTGCTCAAGGGCCACCACACGCTCGTGGCCGACCCCGACGGCCGGGTCCGGGCGACCACGACGGGCGTGCCGTGGCTCGCGACCGCGGGCGCCGGCGACGTCCTCGCGGGGCTCGTCGGCGCGCTGCTGGCCGCCGGGCTCGACCCGTACGACGCGGCGTCCGTGGGCTCGTGGCTGCATGGCGCCGCCGCGACCGAGGCAGCGGCAGGAGGCCCGCTCACCGCGAGCCGGGTCGCGGTCCAGATCCCGCAGGTCGTGCGCGCGACCCTGGCGGAACTGGGATGA
- the alr gene encoding alanine racemase has protein sequence MTGPAHRAEIVVDVAAIRHNVRVLKDLVSADGPVALMVVVKADGYGHGMVESAAAAREAGADWLGVATLEEALALRAAGDHGPLLCWLSAPGDDFAAAVAAGVEVTAYTVAELDEVAAVGGAHGEDGARVQLKVDTGLSRGGSPRAQWRDLFAAAAAHERAGRIRVTGVWSHLAASDEPAHPANDAQEAAFREALALAADAGLDPDVTHLANSAAALLRPSSHFDLVRCGIATYGLDPAPGVSPRVGLRPAMTVRARLLMSKPIAAGDGVSYGHTWVADRDTTVGVVPVGYGEGIPRAASNSASVWVEDSRRPVRGRVCMDQLVVDLHGELPPPGTEVLVLGPGDRGEPTAQDWAEAADTISYEIVTRLGGRMVRRHVDSDADPDTEGTAP, from the coding sequence ATGACCGGTCCCGCGCATCGAGCCGAGATCGTGGTCGACGTGGCGGCGATCCGGCACAACGTGCGGGTCCTGAAGGACCTGGTCTCCGCCGACGGTCCGGTCGCGCTGATGGTGGTCGTCAAGGCCGACGGCTACGGCCACGGCATGGTCGAGTCGGCCGCCGCCGCCCGGGAGGCCGGCGCCGACTGGCTCGGGGTCGCCACCCTCGAGGAGGCGCTCGCCCTGCGCGCCGCGGGCGACCACGGACCGCTGCTGTGCTGGCTGAGCGCACCCGGCGACGACTTCGCCGCCGCGGTCGCCGCGGGGGTCGAGGTCACGGCCTACACCGTCGCCGAGCTCGACGAGGTCGCCGCGGTCGGTGGCGCGCACGGCGAGGACGGCGCGCGGGTCCAGCTCAAGGTCGACACCGGCCTGTCCCGCGGCGGCTCCCCGCGCGCGCAGTGGCGCGACCTGTTCGCCGCGGCCGCCGCCCACGAGCGGGCCGGCCGGATCCGGGTCACCGGGGTCTGGTCCCACCTCGCGGCCAGCGACGAGCCCGCCCACCCGGCCAACGACGCGCAGGAGGCGGCCTTCCGCGAGGCCCTGGCGCTCGCCGCCGACGCCGGGCTCGACCCCGACGTCACCCACCTCGCCAACTCCGCAGCCGCGCTGCTGCGCCCCTCGTCCCACTTCGACCTCGTCCGCTGCGGCATCGCGACCTACGGCCTCGACCCGGCTCCCGGCGTCAGCCCGCGCGTCGGCCTGCGACCGGCGATGACGGTGCGCGCCCGCCTGCTGATGAGCAAGCCGATCGCGGCCGGCGACGGCGTCTCCTACGGCCACACGTGGGTCGCCGACCGCGACACCACGGTCGGCGTGGTGCCCGTCGGCTACGGCGAGGGCATCCCGCGCGCGGCGAGCAACAGCGCGTCGGTCTGGGTCGAGGACTCGCGGCGCCCCGTGCGCGGACGGGTCTGCATGGACCAGCTCGTCGTCGACCTGCACGGCGAGCTCCCACCGCCCGGCACCGAGGTGCTCGTCCTCGGCCCGGGCGACCGGGGCGAGCCGACTGCTCAGGACTGGGCCGAGGCTGCCGACACGATCAGCTATGAGATCGTGACGCGGCTCGGCGGCCGCATGGTGCGCCGCCACGTCGACTCCGACGCCGACCCGGACACGGAAGGGACCGCACCATGA
- a CDS encoding alpha/beta fold hydrolase — protein MSVKGRIFGTVVGAAGLAAAAGAVGIARQSRVIGNRQAGDEVALGALRSAPRVVVTDDAVDLHVEIDEPADFGGPASTDDDLTVVFVHGYSLNLDSWHYQRAAYRGQVRTVFYDQRSHGRSARSPEDHCTIEQLGSDLRRVIEDTVPGRCVVVGHSMGGMTVISLAEQFPELFGETVMGAALVSTTAGGLDPGRILFPMLPLGLGGRFVGRAVRTLDRGHRVVDLARTWGHAVADVFTDRYAFGDDVPATLVEFVYGMLNSTPFAVVADFYPAFASLDKFDHLGALGTVPTAIICGTDDKITSVGHSRKLHSRIPGSSLLECEGAGHMVLLERHRDVIAEIDDLIALAEKEEPR, from the coding sequence ATGAGCGTCAAGGGGCGCATCTTCGGGACCGTCGTCGGTGCGGCCGGTCTGGCCGCCGCCGCCGGGGCCGTCGGCATCGCCCGGCAGAGTCGGGTCATCGGCAACCGCCAGGCGGGCGACGAGGTCGCCCTCGGCGCGCTGCGCAGCGCGCCGCGCGTGGTGGTCACCGACGACGCGGTCGACCTGCACGTGGAGATCGACGAGCCGGCCGACTTCGGCGGGCCCGCCTCGACCGACGACGACCTCACCGTCGTCTTCGTGCACGGCTACTCGCTCAACCTCGACAGCTGGCACTACCAGCGCGCCGCCTACCGCGGGCAGGTGCGCACGGTGTTCTACGACCAGCGCAGCCACGGCCGCTCCGCGCGCTCCCCGGAGGACCACTGCACCATCGAGCAGCTCGGCTCCGACCTGCGCCGGGTCATCGAGGACACCGTGCCGGGGCGCTGCGTCGTCGTCGGCCACTCGATGGGCGGGATGACGGTGATCTCGCTCGCCGAGCAGTTCCCCGAGCTCTTCGGGGAGACCGTGATGGGCGCCGCGCTGGTCTCCACCACGGCCGGCGGGCTCGACCCGGGCCGGATCCTGTTCCCGATGCTGCCGCTCGGCCTCGGCGGGCGCTTCGTCGGCCGGGCCGTGCGCACCCTCGACCGCGGGCACAGGGTCGTCGACCTCGCCCGTACGTGGGGCCACGCCGTGGCCGACGTGTTCACCGACCGCTACGCCTTCGGCGACGACGTCCCGGCGACCCTCGTCGAGTTCGTCTACGGGATGCTCAACTCGACGCCGTTCGCCGTGGTGGCGGACTTCTACCCGGCCTTCGCCTCGCTCGACAAGTTCGACCACCTCGGGGCGCTCGGCACGGTCCCGACCGCGATCATCTGCGGCACCGACGACAAGATCACCTCCGTCGGGCACAGCCGCAAGCTGCACAGCCGGATCCCGGGCTCGAGCCTGCTCGAGTGCGAGGGAGCGGGCCACATGGTGCTCCTCGAGCGGCACCGGGACGTGATCGCCGAGATCGACGACCTGATCGCGCTGGCCGAGAAGGAGGAGCCGCGATGA
- the tsaE gene encoding tRNA (adenosine(37)-N6)-threonylcarbamoyltransferase complex ATPase subunit type 1 TsaE: MSVDVRRVGPEAAAEVLAVVRDAFGARPPLDPPADAMAEDLASVGRMLRRRGGLLATVDGEPVGCVVLDPGPDGMVLRRFGVAPAAQGKGVATALVDAAVDASLGHSAVRVLAREELPDTVAFWEALGFVETGRRSPYVELARWLGTSFDAPEAETMRGLGERLGRTLVAGDLVVLTGELGAGKTTFTQGLGDGLQVRGGVTSPTFVISRVHPSLVGGPDLVHVDAYRLGGLDELDDLDLDTPLESSVTVVEWGAGLAEGLADSRLEVLIERTVGETASADDLDPRRVSLRWVVGQ; the protein is encoded by the coding sequence ATGAGCGTCGACGTACGCCGCGTCGGTCCCGAGGCGGCCGCCGAGGTGCTCGCGGTCGTCCGCGACGCGTTCGGTGCGCGCCCGCCGCTCGACCCGCCCGCCGACGCGATGGCCGAGGACCTGGCGTCGGTGGGGCGGATGCTGCGCCGCCGCGGCGGCCTGCTGGCGACGGTCGACGGCGAGCCGGTCGGGTGCGTGGTGCTCGACCCGGGGCCGGACGGCATGGTGCTGCGCCGCTTCGGGGTCGCGCCGGCCGCCCAGGGCAAGGGCGTCGCCACCGCCCTGGTGGACGCTGCCGTCGACGCCTCGCTCGGCCACTCCGCGGTCCGCGTCCTGGCCCGCGAGGAGCTGCCCGACACGGTCGCCTTCTGGGAGGCGCTCGGCTTCGTGGAGACCGGTCGCCGCAGCCCCTACGTCGAGCTCGCGCGGTGGCTCGGGACGTCCTTCGACGCCCCGGAGGCCGAGACCATGCGCGGGCTGGGGGAGCGGCTCGGCCGCACCCTCGTCGCCGGGGACCTGGTCGTGCTGACCGGCGAGCTCGGCGCCGGGAAGACCACCTTCACGCAGGGCCTCGGCGACGGGCTGCAGGTCCGCGGCGGCGTCACGTCGCCGACGTTCGTCATCTCGCGGGTCCACCCCTCGCTGGTCGGCGGACCCGACCTGGTGCACGTCGACGCCTACCGGCTCGGCGGCCTCGACGAGCTCGACGACCTCGACCTCGACACGCCGCTGGAGTCGTCGGTGACCGTCGTGGAGTGGGGCGCGGGCCTCGCCGAGGGCCTCGCCGACTCCCGGCTGGAGGTCCTGATCGAGCGCACGGTGGGGGAGACCGCGTCCGCCGACGATCTCGACCCGCGCCGCGTTTCCCTGCGCTGGGTCGTGGGCCAGTAA
- the tsaB gene encoding tRNA (adenosine(37)-N6)-threonylcarbamoyltransferase complex dimerization subunit type 1 TsaB translates to MLLAFDTATSLVTVALHDGDRVVVEHSSTVPMKHGEHLAPLIARAMDDAGIVRQDLTAIAVGVGPGPFTGLRVGLVTARTLGFVLDLPVYGVCSLDAVAVEVVGTGATADSFLVATDARRKEVYLASYDADGRRLEGPVVTRPADVATDAPVAGAGPGLYPDAFSNPLGVTRPSAAWMAAAVSAEDVELLDPEPLYLRRPDAVAGAPRKPALRDVSSLDSSGTMS, encoded by the coding sequence GTGCTGCTCGCCTTCGACACCGCCACCTCGCTGGTGACCGTCGCGCTCCACGACGGCGACCGGGTGGTGGTGGAGCACTCGTCGACCGTCCCGATGAAGCACGGCGAGCACCTCGCCCCGCTCATCGCCCGCGCGATGGACGACGCCGGCATCGTCCGCCAGGACCTCACCGCGATCGCCGTGGGCGTCGGTCCGGGCCCCTTCACCGGCCTGCGGGTCGGGCTGGTCACCGCCCGTACGCTCGGCTTCGTGCTCGACCTCCCCGTCTACGGCGTGTGCTCGCTCGACGCCGTCGCCGTCGAGGTCGTCGGCACCGGCGCCACCGCCGACAGCTTCCTGGTCGCCACCGACGCGCGGCGCAAGGAGGTCTACCTCGCCTCCTACGACGCCGACGGGCGCCGCCTCGAGGGACCCGTCGTCACCCGTCCCGCCGACGTCGCGACCGACGCGCCGGTCGCCGGCGCCGGACCGGGGCTCTACCCGGACGCGTTCTCGAACCCGCTCGGGGTGACCCGCCCGAGCGCCGCCTGGATGGCGGCGGCTGTCAGCGCCGAGGACGTCGAGCTGCTCGATCCCGAACCCCTCTACCTCCGGCGTCCCGACGCGGTCGCCGGCGCACCCAGAAAGCCCGCCCTTCGAGACGTCTCGTCCCTCGACTCCTCAGGAACCATGTCGTGA
- a CDS encoding GNAT family N-acetyltransferase: protein MIRPATLADLPALVALERELFGDDAWSETLVRQEIEGPGRRFVVTDDLAGYAVTMSAGDIVDLLRIGVRPDARRRGLATLLLDEMLVGTDDASRMLLEVSVANAEALGFYVARQFSVIDVRPHYYRDGSEALVMCRWLPGAARTRTATAHD from the coding sequence GTGATCCGACCCGCCACCTTGGCCGACCTGCCCGCCCTCGTCGCGCTCGAGCGCGAGCTCTTCGGCGACGACGCGTGGAGCGAGACGCTCGTGCGCCAGGAGATCGAGGGGCCCGGGCGCCGCTTCGTGGTGACCGACGACCTCGCCGGCTACGCCGTGACCATGAGCGCCGGCGACATCGTCGACCTGCTCCGCATCGGCGTCCGCCCCGACGCGCGGCGCCGCGGCCTGGCGACGCTGCTGCTCGACGAGATGCTCGTCGGCACCGACGACGCGTCCCGGATGCTGCTCGAGGTGAGCGTCGCCAACGCCGAGGCGCTCGGCTTCTACGTCGCGCGCCAGTTCAGCGTGATCGACGTACGACCGCACTACTACCGCGACGGGTCGGAGGCCCTGGTGATGTGCCGGTGGCTGCCCGGTGCGGCCCGCACGAGGACGGCGACCGCCCATGACTGA
- the tsaD gene encoding tRNA (adenosine(37)-N6)-threonylcarbamoyltransferase complex transferase subunit TsaD, translating into MTDEPLVLGIETSCDETGVGIVRGHTLLADTVASSVEEHARFGGVVPEVASRAHLEAMVPTIERAAETAGIALSDIDAVAVTSGPGLAGALLVGVASAKALALGLGKPIYGVNHLAAHVAVDQLEHGPLPEPCLAMLVSGGHSSLLEVTDVTVGVEPMGATIDDAAGEAFDKVARLLGLPFPGGPHIDKAARSGNSVAIDFPRGLTSRRDLERHRFDFSFSGLKTAVARWVETQQREGVSIDVHDVAASFQEAVCDVLTRKAIDAASSRGIEDILIGGGVAANSRLRAMAEERAGARGIRVRVPRPGLCTDNGAMVAALGSELVLRGRTPSLLDLPADSSQPITTVVA; encoded by the coding sequence ATGACTGACGAGCCGCTGGTCCTGGGCATCGAGACGTCGTGCGACGAGACGGGTGTCGGCATCGTGCGCGGCCACACCCTGCTGGCCGACACGGTCGCGAGCAGCGTCGAGGAGCACGCCCGGTTCGGTGGCGTCGTCCCCGAGGTCGCCAGCCGCGCGCACCTCGAGGCGATGGTCCCCACGATCGAGCGGGCCGCGGAGACCGCCGGGATCGCGCTGAGCGACATCGACGCCGTCGCCGTCACCAGCGGGCCGGGGCTGGCGGGCGCGCTGCTCGTCGGGGTGGCCAGCGCCAAGGCGCTCGCCCTCGGGCTCGGCAAGCCGATCTACGGCGTCAACCACCTCGCGGCCCACGTCGCGGTCGACCAGCTCGAGCACGGCCCGCTGCCGGAGCCGTGCCTGGCGATGCTGGTCTCCGGCGGCCACTCCAGCCTGCTCGAGGTCACCGACGTCACCGTCGGCGTCGAGCCGATGGGCGCGACGATCGACGACGCGGCGGGGGAGGCCTTCGACAAGGTCGCCCGGCTGCTCGGGCTGCCGTTCCCCGGCGGCCCCCACATCGACAAGGCCGCGCGCAGCGGCAACAGCGTGGCGATCGACTTCCCCCGCGGGCTGACCAGCCGCCGCGACCTCGAGCGGCACCGCTTCGACTTCTCCTTCTCCGGCCTCAAGACGGCCGTCGCGCGCTGGGTGGAGACCCAGCAGCGCGAGGGCGTCTCGATCGACGTCCACGACGTCGCCGCGTCGTTCCAGGAGGCGGTGTGCGACGTGCTGACCCGCAAGGCGATCGACGCGGCGTCGAGCCGCGGCATCGAGGACATCCTCATCGGTGGCGGCGTGGCCGCCAACAGCCGGCTGCGCGCGATGGCCGAGGAGCGCGCGGGCGCCCGGGGCATCCGGGTGCGGGTGCCGCGTCCGGGTCTGTGCACCGACAACGGCGCGATGGTGGCCGCGCTCGGCTCCGAGCTGGTGCTGCGGGGCCGTACGCCGTCGCTGCTCGACCTGCCCGCCGACTCCTCGCAGCCGATCACGACCGTCGTCGCCTGA